The DNA segment CAGGCGCCGATCGCGATCAACTGGTCGTCGCCATCAACCTGACTGAGGGAGCGCACATTGACGCTGCCATGAATATCGCTGACCGCATCGACCGAGAATTGCGCCGCGATACAGCGGTCACGGCAACGACGCGAATTGCCGGGCGCAGTCTGCCGCAGTTTTACTACAATCTGATACGCAGCCCGCAGAGTCCCCACGTCGCTCAAATTCTCGTTAGCCTGCGCCGCGCCGAAGATGCGCCGCGCATCGCTGCGCTGGCGCAAACTCTTGGCCGCCGACTGGCGCCGGAAGCGCTGGTTGTCGCTCGCCTTCTGGAACAGGGCCCGCCCTCGCCGGCGCCAGTTGAGATTCGACTGACCGGAGAAAGCCGGCGCGATCTGGCCGATGCCGTAGACCTGGTTCTTGGCGTTCTGCGCCAGACGCCAGCGGCAACCGCGGCGCGGCACGATATGGGTCCGGGCTCGTTAAGCCTCCGCTTCCAGATAGGCGACGCTAATGCACTGCAACGCGGTCTCAGTCGCGATGCAATCGCCGCTGCTGTTCTTGGACGTACGCGGGGTTTGCCGGCAGGAGACTTCCGCGGCGACGATGAATCTATTCCCATAGAAATCGGTTCGGTGGAAGGCGAAAACCTTTCGGCAATACGTTTGAAGGAATCGTTCATAGCACGCACTGGCGACGCCAACCTGCGACTTTCTGATCTGGCGACGCCTGTCGTTGAACTTGAACCAGCTGTACTGAGTCGTCGCAATCGCCAGCCAACGGTCAGCGTGCTCGCTGAGCTGCGACCAGGCGCCACGGCGGCCGAGGCCCTGTCGCAATTTCGCGCCCGTTTGCAGGCACAAGCCCTTCCAACTGGCGCTCGCATCAGCTACGGCGGCGAGGCGGAGCGCAGCGCCGAGGCTAACACGGCGATACTGAGGGCGCTGCCCGCCGGTCTTTCGCTTTTCTTTGTTTCGCTGCTTTTTGAATTCCGCTCAATCAAGAAGCTGTTGATCATTCTGGCAACGATTCCGCTGGCCATGGTTGGCGTAACCCCCGGGCTGCTGCTCAGCAGGCAGCCTTTTGGTTTCACTGCCTTGTTGGGGATGCTGGCACTGACTGGAATTGTAGTTAATAATGCTATATTGTTGCTCGATGCTCTTGATCGCTTTCGCCGCGACGATGGCATGGATCTCCGGAAGGCCATGGTTGCCGCAATACAGCGACGCATGCGACCAATTCTTTTGACCACGGCCACGACCATTGCCGGACTGCTGCCGCTGGCCTTTACATCAGCCACGCTTTGGCCGCCTTTTGCCTGGTCATTGATGTCCGGACTGGCGCTGTCCACCGGGCTTACTCTGGTCGTAATTCCGGCGCTTTACTCGCTACTGTTTCCGGATCGGTCCGGCGACACGACTCTGCCATCGACGCCAGTAACTTCGTATCTACGCAGCAGGCTGCGCGGCCGACTCTTTGCGTGGATCACTATGGCCGCCCTGGCCGCGCCGCTTGCCCTTGCTGCGCAGCCGCCCGTCCGATTGCTCGGCCTCGAAGAGACCCTGCGGCTGGCGGCGCAGGCGCCGGCGGCTGTACAGGCCGCCGCGGAAGCGAAAGCTCGAGAATACGATGCCCAAAGTTTCCGTCGCAGTATCTATCTGCCACAGGTCGGCGTAGTGGCCGGAACAGAAATGCGCGATCGTCGCCTGACAGTCCGCACGCCCTTGCTGCCCTTGACCGGAGACTCAGGAGGACAGCGTCGCGTCGTTCCGCAGGCCGGCATTGAAATTACTCAGCCGCTCTACGATCCTGAGAATATGGACTACCGGGTATACGCCGTCGAATATCAGGCGAAAGCCGCGGCGCTTCGCGCCGAGCGTGCACGCCAGGAAGCTGTAGCTTCCGCCGCAACTGCCTACCTTGATGTGCTGGAGCTTGACGTTCATCGGAGCTCGCTGCAACGTTTTGTGGAGAATCTGAATCGACGACGCAGCGAGGTAAGACGACTCTACGAGCTAGGCATGGTTTCGCAGTCCGATTTGTTGCGCCTGAAGATTGCCGTCGATGAAGCAAATCGCGCATTGCAAACGCTTGAACAAAAGCGCCCGGTTGCGTTACTGGCATTGGGTCGCAGCGTCGGGTTGGAAATGCCAGCGAACGCGGCAGGCCTTGATGCCGAATTGCCCGAACGCGCCAGTGTTCCGCTGGAAGGCGAGATCGTCGCAAGTCGAGAACGGCGCTACGATCTACAAGCCCTGGCTCTTCAAATTCGCGCTCGCGAACGCGAGCTCGAGGCTCTGCAGCTTCCCTTCTTGCCCTCGATTTTTGCTCGAGGTCAATGGGTTTATCAAGATAGCGGACAGTTGACAACCAACAACTGGTTTTCCCTGTATCTTGGGCTGCGGCTGCCTATCTTTGAGTCCGCTACGCGCTCATCCCGTCGAAGCGCGGTGGAAAGCGAACTGCGCGGATTGCGGGCGCTGCAGGCTGACGCTGAACGCGCAGTTCGCATTCAGCTGGAGCTGGCCTGCGCTTCCTTAAGCGAACAGGAACGTGAAGTGGCCGGTCGTCGCCGGTCGGTAAGCAACGCACGGCAAACCGTTCTTATTGAATTGGAGCGCTATCGCAGCGGCCGATCCTCGCTGTCGACGCTGCTTGAAGCGGAAGAATTGCTGCGTACTCAAGAAGAAAAACTGGCCCTGGCGCCTCTCGCCTGGCGCCGCGCCTGGTTTGAGTATGCTCTGGCGCGCGGCGATCTGTCTGTGGCGCCTGACAATTCGCCGGAACCGACGACGACTGCGCCGCACGACTCCCAGACCAGGAACAGCAAAGGCCAATCAAACCAGCTGCACAGACGCATTTGAGAATGGAGTAAGCGTAGCGACTGACTGCGCAGTCACAGGGAGATTCTGAACGATGAAAGCAAAACGATTGATTCAGGCGGCTTCAGTTGCCTACTTATTGCTTGGCGTGCTGCACCTAATGGCGGAAGCCCTTCGCCCGGACGACGCGGCGCTCTTGCAGCTGCTGGCTGAGATGAGGGCTTTTCGTATCCAATTGCTTGGCGAGCACAATCTGCTTCAATTCCACACTGGATTCAGCATTATGATGGGGTTCTTGATGTTCACACTGGGCGCTCAAAGTTTCATTCTGGCAAATGCAATCGCCAGCGACGCGAAGGCATTGTGGGCAGCGACTATCTTCGCTTCGATTGCGCTAAGCATTTCGATCTTGTTTTTTCATCTGCTTGCCGACGGACTTTTGCTGCTATCGCTACTTTGCTTTTTCGCCGCGCTGATTTTAAGCAAAGCTAAGTCATCGCCTATGGGCTCTCCATCCAGCCAGACCTGAAGAGAAGCCAGGAAACGGCGCGATCGGAGCATTCGATCTTGCGTCTGTGCAGTTGCGCCGTCAGCCCGCAACTGCCCATCGATTCGCATACTACCGCCCTCTTGTGCTAGCCGCGCGCGGCTCGAATCCAGCCATCCAATCGGCGAATGCATGCTCAGGATTTTCGTGGCGAACCTCGAACGATGGCAGGCAGGCTCAAGGTTGCCGGCAAGCTTCTTTCGCTTTAACAGACGATTGGCTTGAGCTCCCACCAGATCATGACCTGGGATCCGCCGTCCGTCGGATTCACTTCCCATCCTCCGCGCATCGATTTTACCGGAAAGGGAAAGCCCGGGGCTTCCGCCAGGAAACGCACTGAAAAACTGCGGCCAGGAATATACTCAATGCATTCCTCCTGCCATTGTTGCCCGGCCTGATTCTCACAAGCGCGCACCGCGCCGACGCCGGGATCCCTGTCTTCGAGTAAGGTCGAATATTTAAGCGAAGGCATGTAGTTCTCAATCTTTCCCAAATCGCCAACGATCCGCCACATACGGTCTGCTGGCGCATTTGTTTCAACGACGATGCAATGACGATACTCGCCATTACGAGCGCTGCGATGTGCGCGGCCCGCCGCCCAGAGTTGCCAGAGACCAAATAGTTGCACGACGCCAGCCGTCGCCAGAACGAGGATGTTTCCCTGATTTGAAAATAGCTCAGGAACAGCCACGAGCAGCGCCAGAGATCCGCCGACCCACAGGAAATCCGCAATACTGGCAAGCAATGCCCGCCAGGTAGAAACTCGCGGACGCAAAGCCTGAAAGAACAATTCCACAGAAAAGAGCGCAGGGCCGGCGCCTACTACTCGGTAAATCAACGTCGCCTGAATGCCAAGCCAGGCGCCCGGCAAAGCCGGCTGCAAAAGCATCAGGGCAGCGGAAGCGAGCGAAAACAAGGCGTTGGCGGCCAGGGCAAGACGCAGCGGTGTAGCAGGTTTCCGGAGTATCTCCGGTTTGCGATCAAGAAAAATCGGGCACAGCAATTCAAGGGAATCCGCTGAACTTGCATTGAATCCCGGCTAAGCATTGAAGTCTTAGTCGGGAAACTAACGAGCGCCGCACGGCTCGCCGATCAATATTTCGCGGCAGCGGCGGGGAAAACTGCTGACAGACATCGAAAATACCATAACTTTAATCTCTGCTTAAAATAGAATTGCGCCGCCATGTGCGATCTCCCCCTGCTGGCGCATGGTACTATCCGCTTCGCATCGAGAATTTTTGTGAAGGTTCGTATTTTCTTGATCGTATCCTTGCCTCTAGCGGTCGGTCTGCTCCTGTCCGGCGTCGTAGCGGCAGATACGCCTGCGTCTGGCGGATACGTCCAGCCGCGCTTCACATATCAAAGCACAATTCCTCCCGAGCTGCTCCTGCCTGGGGTCTCTCCGGCTCAGGTGAACATCCAACGCTACTGGAACTATCGTGCGCGCCTGCGCAACGAGTTCGTAGCCTTCGACAACCAGCAAGGCAGCTGTTTGCCGGCGACGGGCATTCTCACCCTGCCCGATGGCCGTCGCTGGGCGACCTGGGGCGACGCGACCGCCAAGCTTGGCTGGTACATGGGCGCGCTGGCCACAGAGCTCTATATGCTGGGTCATCCGCAGCAATACCCCGGCTTTGGCGGCGCCGGCGACGTCCACAACGCAACGCGAGAACTCTACTGCGCGCTGCTGGCGCTGGAACGACTGGATCGCTTTGGCGAGCAGGCGATGTGGAGCGACCATCCGATTCGCGTGGCCAACTATTACGGCGCAGCCGGTTATCAATGGCCGGACACTCCTGGCTTTTTCATTCGCGATGACGTGACCGCCGCGACCGGAAAGAAGCTATCGCTGAGTTCCGGTCAGTCCGACTATACAGCCGCCTGGGGTCCGGATTTTGTGCTGCCGCCCGTCGCACGCGCCTCACAACAACGCAAGAACAAGGAGATGAGCCAGGATCAGGTTGTCCACTTGCTGATCGGTCTGGCGCTGATTAAACAATACGCTCCTGCAGATCTTTCGTATAACAATAGCAATCTCCGCAACTGGGCGATTGCCAAGAGCGGACAGCTTGTCGCTTATCTCGATCGCGGCCATATCAATGCCGGCGAGATCTTCGGCGAGCCGATTCGCCAGAAGATCTACTGGCTCATTGAGGAGCCGGTGTCGCCCAAGCTGAACGCGCTGGGCATCTGCCCCTTCTGTGTGCGCTGGTTCAACCCTTACAGTCCTGTCGATGTCAACCACATGGACCTGGTCGAGCGCGGTCATGATGCGCGCGCCTTCGCCGGCGGTTTCAATCTGGCCGGGGCGTGGATCAACGGGCAAAGCCACCCAGTCAGCGCGACCAATGCTCGACTCTGGCAGCTTGCGGCCGTACCGACAACGCCGGATAACATCCATATGGCCATGTCGCTGGCTGCCATTGGCCACGGCTGGGGAGCGCAGACCACAGCGCTGCTTTCCTCCCTGGCGCCAATTAACGATTTTTGCTTGTATCCGCTCTTGCATGGCCTCCTGCATGAGGGCGGGGCCCTGCCGCCGAATGTGGAATCCAAGATTGTGGCGATGTTGAGCGCGGCGCCCTATGGAGGAACCTCCGCCGACGGAACGCCCGGATGGAGTTCACAAAATCGTTTCATGCAGCCCAAGAAGGAGCATGACCAGAAGTCTCCTTTGCGCTGGACCTTCCACGGCCTGGATTATATATTGCTTAACAACCTTTACTATCTGGCGCGGCCGGCGGCCTATACGGGCGTATCGCCTTCTGAACGCCCGGCAAGCATTCCTGAGATCGCTCCGCTTTGAGGTTTGGCCGGGTTGCCCCCCGTTGGCCGGGCTCTGCTTGAACCGCGCGGCCATGCTGCCCGGCGAGGCGACCGAGAATCGTATGCGAAACTGCGCAATGAAGGCTGAAAAGCCGCGGCCTTCGATCAGAATGCTGGCGCTCGTCGTTCTTCAAGCGACGGCGTGGATGGCGTGTTCCTATTTTCCGGCCGACACGAACTCAGATCCGGAGCTTTCACTGCTGGCCCTGGGCAACGGCTGCGGCGCCTCCTACTCAAGTGCGATTAGGGCAAGCTCCGGACTGATCGCTTACTGGCCGCTGGACGAACAATCCGGCACAACCGGCGCCGCCGTCGTCGGCGCTCCAAACTTCACATTCGTTTCCGGCGTCACGCCCGGGCTGGACGGATTTGCGCCCGACGGTTCCTCGCGAGCTATTGGTACATCGCATGTGTT comes from the Leptospirales bacterium genome and includes:
- a CDS encoding efflux RND transporter permease subunit, which codes for MSAARWIVDQRMLFLTLTVALSLSGLLAWRNMPKEEDPRLKERNGYLIVIYPGGSPAEIERLIVLPVEEQFADISDIKNLSVTIRREAAIFTIELRDALTEESEINEAWRDVQTALEKARVDFPSGAQAPELNRSVLDLDSVVLSLSGSEDRLLLYRFARELQRRLLRNPLISNVRFFGHPERLLRVDVDDRQLAAQGLNYNQLARAISGSNRALPAGALHIRDLRVGVSTNSSFASPEELVRLPVPLANGEVRLLGNFAHVALGERKPSSTIAAYNDHSAILVGVVARNNIDLIAMGRALRQELAVFREEMKRQPEYRGLAVEEIAAQPDYVRRRLSELLGNLGLSMLIVAAVVIVGMGFRAGALAAAMVPGIALVALFLYASSGGVMHQIAVAAFVLSLGILIDSVIVVTEAVQEGLDRGLAPLESAAEAVQRFALPLAASTGTTVAAFLPMLGATGGTADFTRAIPLIAMLTLIVSYCISIVTTPPLAARTLRAGGARSWAWTGPVGLRLGSLSYSRPWRTLVVAFGVVLLAVVGFSAVKKRFFPGADRDQLVVAINLTEGAHIDAAMNIADRIDRELRRDTAVTATTRIAGRSLPQFYYNLIRSPQSPHVAQILVSLRRAEDAPRIAALAQTLGRRLAPEALVVARLLEQGPPSPAPVEIRLTGESRRDLADAVDLVLGVLRQTPAATAARHDMGPGSLSLRFQIGDANALQRGLSRDAIAAAVLGRTRGLPAGDFRGDDESIPIEIGSVEGENLSAIRLKESFIARTGDANLRLSDLATPVVELEPAVLSRRNRQPTVSVLAELRPGATAAEALSQFRARLQAQALPTGARISYGGEAERSAEANTAILRALPAGLSLFFVSLLFEFRSIKKLLIILATIPLAMVGVTPGLLLSRQPFGFTALLGMLALTGIVVNNAILLLDALDRFRRDDGMDLRKAMVAAIQRRMRPILLTTATTIAGLLPLAFTSATLWPPFAWSLMSGLALSTGLTLVVIPALYSLLFPDRSGDTTLPSTPVTSYLRSRLRGRLFAWITMAALAAPLALAAQPPVRLLGLEETLRLAAQAPAAVQAAAEAKAREYDAQSFRRSIYLPQVGVVAGTEMRDRRLTVRTPLLPLTGDSGGQRRVVPQAGIEITQPLYDPENMDYRVYAVEYQAKAAALRAERARQEAVASAATAYLDVLELDVHRSSLQRFVENLNRRRSEVRRLYELGMVSQSDLLRLKIAVDEANRALQTLEQKRPVALLALGRSVGLEMPANAAGLDAELPERASVPLEGEIVASRERRYDLQALALQIRARERELEALQLPFLPSIFARGQWVYQDSGQLTTNNWFSLYLGLRLPIFESATRSSRRSAVESELRGLRALQADAERAVRIQLELACASLSEQEREVAGRRRSVSNARQTVLIELERYRSGRSSLSTLLEAEELLRTQEEKLALAPLAWRRAWFEYALARGDLSVAPDNSPEPTTTAPHDSQTRNSKGQSNQLHRRI
- a CDS encoding SRPBCC family protein, translating into MFSLASAALMLLQPALPGAWLGIQATLIYRVVGAGPALFSVELFFQALRPRVSTWRALLASIADFLWVGGSLALLVAVPELFSNQGNILVLATAGVVQLFGLWQLWAAGRAHRSARNGEYRHCIVVETNAPADRMWRIVGDLGKIENYMPSLKYSTLLEDRDPGVGAVRACENQAGQQWQEECIEYIPGRSFSVRFLAEAPGFPFPVKSMRGGWEVNPTDGGSQVMIWWELKPIVC